In Methanobacterium sp., the DNA window CTGCATTATTTATATATAACTTAAATCAAACCTTAGGGTGTTGTACACAATATATATATGAAGACAAAAACAGATAATGGAGAATGGAACAGAAACATTTAACCATTTTTATACCTGCCTCAATAACTGCTGAGACAAAGGATTTAAGAATTAAAACTTACAAGGTGGGTTTGATTGGTAGATCTGCAGCTATCTTCAAGGCTGACAAGATCGTTGTTTATAACGATAATTCAGATAGGAAAGAGGTAAAGTTTATTAGTGATGTTCTCGCTTATATGAATACGCCTCAATACCTTCGTAAAAAGGTATTTCCAATCTCAAGGGAACTAAAAAATGTGGGAATTCTTCCACCACTTAGAACTCCCCACCATCCTACAGATGAAGCAGAAGTAGGCGATTATAGGCAGGGATTCACTGTAAAAAGGACAAAGAAAGGTACAATAGTTGATATTGGGGCGGATAGACCCGCGCTTTGTCGTGAAAAACTCAGCATAAATAAAATATTTAGCTTCCGTGTAGTGAAGCTGTCAAAAAAAGACATATTAATAGAACCGGATAAACCAGACTTTTACTGGGGTTACGAGGTTTTATCTACTTATAAGGACTTGTATGAAAGCATATTAGAAGTAAAACCCGATTTTGTTATTGGAACTTCTAGATATGCCGAGCCCATCACTTCTATTTTAGATGAAGTAAAGCACAAGATAAAAGATGCCAAACACGTGGCTATTTTGTTTGGTGGTCCTTATTCAGGCTTGCATGAACTTATTCAGGGCCGAAAAAACTTAATAGATCTTGAAGTCAATACGGTCCCATCACAAGGAACTAAGACTATAAGGACTGAAGAGGCGGTTTTAACAACTTTATCTGCATTTAACTTGCTTTTAAATGCAGAATAACTAGGAAAATTGAAAGAATTGTGAAGTAAGGAGGTAAATTAAAAATGAGTAGACATCATCAACCACGAAGTGGATCAGTTGCATTTAGTCCTAGAAAAAGGGCAGTAAAACAATCCCCTAGGATCAAATCCTGGCCTGAGACAGAAGAAACGGGGTTACTTGGATTTGCAGGGTATAAAGTGGGAATGACCCACGTAATAATGAATGATAATAGGAAAAACTCACCAACTGAAGGAATGGAAATATCAACTCCCGTGACTATATTGGAAGTACCACCTGTTGTTGTAATGGGCATAAGGGCCTACAAAAAAACTACTTATGGGCTTAAAACCATGATTGACGTTATGGCAAGTGATTTAAGCGAAGAACTCTTGCGAAAAATACCAATACCTGAAAAATATGATACTGATTCTAATTTAACTAAATTAAATGAAAATATTGATAATGTTGCAGATATACGCGTTTTAGTACATACCAACCCAAAACAAGTTACAGGTATTCCAAAAAAGAAACCTGAGATAATAGAATGTGGAGTTGGCGGAGCTACAGTTGCTGAAAAACTTGAATACGCTAAAAGTATTCTTGGAAGCGAAATAAATGCAGCTGACGTTTTTTCTGATGGAGAACATATTGATTCTATAGCAATTACCAAAGGTAAAGGATTCCAAGGACCTGTTAAAAGATGGGGAATTAGAATACAATACGGAAAAGCTGCTAGAAGTAGTAAAGGAAGGCACGTTGGTTCATTAGGTCCATGGTCACCAGAAAGGACAATGTGGACAGTTCCACAAGCAGGTCAAATGGGATACCATAAAAGAACTGAATATAATAAAAAGATTCTTAAAATTGCAGATGTATCAGAAGTAGATGCTGTAAATCCTGATGGAGGATTTATTAAATATGGTCTCGTGAAAAATAATTATATTATAGTGAAAGGATCACTTCCAGGCCCATCAAAAAGGCTTGTAATATTAAGAAAAGCAATGAGACCTCACAGAAAGCATAATGATGCACCAGTGATATCACATATCTCAACTGCTTCAAAACAAGGAGTTTGAGTTTAAATCATGTTTATGTTTGGAAATAATTAAAGAGGGATATTAAAATGAAAAAGATCAAGGTTTACTCATTGGAAGGCGAAGTCATTGACGAAATCAAGCTGCCTGAGATTTTCAACGAAGAATTCAGACCAGATGTCATTAAAAGAGCGGTAATTTCATCACAAACTGCAAGGATTCAACCATGGGGAACAGATCCTATGGCAGGAAAAAGAACAACTGCTAAATCATATGGTTCTGGTCGTGGTGCAGCAATGGTTCCTCGTGTAAAGGGAAGCAGACACCCAGCAGGTTCAAAAGCGGCATTTGTACCTCAAGCTGTAGGTGGTAGGAGAGCACACCCTCCACGAGCTCAAAGAATCATCCATGAGAAAGTAAACAGAAAAGAAAGAAGATTAGCAATAAGATCAGCAGTTGCAGCGACTACAAACAACGAATTGGTAGAAAACAGAGGACACAAGATCCAAAATGTTCCTCAAATTCCATTTGTAGTTGATGACGAACTGGCTAAAATTAAAAACACCAAAGAAACAAGAGAAATATTCAAAAAACTTGGAATAATGGATGACATAGTCCGAGCCAAAACCGGTAAAAAGATAAGAGCTGGAAAAGGTAAAATGAGGGGCCGAAAGTACAAAGTACCAAAGGGACCTCTAATAGTAGTTGGCGAAGACAAAGGAATAAGCTTGG includes these proteins:
- the rpl3p gene encoding 50S ribosomal protein L3 — encoded protein: MSRHHQPRSGSVAFSPRKRAVKQSPRIKSWPETEETGLLGFAGYKVGMTHVIMNDNRKNSPTEGMEISTPVTILEVPPVVVMGIRAYKKTTYGLKTMIDVMASDLSEELLRKIPIPEKYDTDSNLTKLNENIDNVADIRVLVHTNPKQVTGIPKKKPEIIECGVGGATVAEKLEYAKSILGSEINAADVFSDGEHIDSIAITKGKGFQGPVKRWGIRIQYGKAARSSKGRHVGSLGPWSPERTMWTVPQAGQMGYHKRTEYNKKILKIADVSEVDAVNPDGGFIKYGLVKNNYIIVKGSLPGPSKRLVILRKAMRPHRKHNDAPVISHISTASKQGV
- a CDS encoding RNA-binding protein; the encoded protein is MEQKHLTIFIPASITAETKDLRIKTYKVGLIGRSAAIFKADKIVVYNDNSDRKEVKFISDVLAYMNTPQYLRKKVFPISRELKNVGILPPLRTPHHPTDEAEVGDYRQGFTVKRTKKGTIVDIGADRPALCREKLSINKIFSFRVVKLSKKDILIEPDKPDFYWGYEVLSTYKDLYESILEVKPDFVIGTSRYAEPITSILDEVKHKIKDAKHVAILFGGPYSGLHELIQGRKNLIDLEVNTVPSQGTKTIRTEEAVLTTLSAFNLLLNAE
- a CDS encoding 50S ribosomal protein L4, whose amino-acid sequence is MKKIKVYSLEGEVIDEIKLPEIFNEEFRPDVIKRAVISSQTARIQPWGTDPMAGKRTTAKSYGSGRGAAMVPRVKGSRHPAGSKAAFVPQAVGGRRAHPPRAQRIIHEKVNRKERRLAIRSAVAATTNNELVENRGHKIQNVPQIPFVVDDELAKIKNTKETREIFKKLGIMDDIVRAKTGKKIRAGKGKMRGRKYKVPKGPLIVVGEDKGISLGARNHPGVDIVSVENLNAELLAPGTHAGRFTIYTKSAIEKLGELFQ